GGTCTGCAGGTCTATCCGGGCGTCGACCAGACCGCGGCACTTCAGAACAGCGCCACGGCCGCCGGAGGCTCGCTCGCCGCAACGGATCTCACCTGGACCGACGACGTGCGGATCCTGGGCGGGAAGACGGCCACGTTCAGCGGCACCGCCACGCAGGGCGCGGTGGCCAGCGGTGTGGTCCTGGACACGACGAAGTCGTACTCGGTCGCGGCCTGGGTGCGGTTGACCGACCTGACCGTCACGTCGACGGCCATCGCGAAGGAGGCCCCGGCCGGGGCGTCCAGCCCGTTCCGGCTTCGGGCGCGCCCGCTGACCGCCGGCAACTCCTGGTGCCTGTTGATCCCGTCCACCACGGCCACGGCCGGTACCGAGGTGTGTTCGACCCGGCTCAACACGGTCAACCAGTGGACGCATGTCGCGGCCGGCTATGACAGCGCGGAAAAGCGGATCAAGGTCTGGGTCGACGGCGTCGAGACGTCGGCCGGGTTGAGCACGCCGACCACCAACACCAACCCGATCGTCATCGGACGCGGCCAGGACGCGGGCAGCACCGGCTCGGTCGAGCGCTTCCGCGGCAACATCGCCGACGTCAAAATTTTCAACCGCCTCGTGGTGGCAGACGACTTCACCGGCGCGACTGCGGTCCGCACCGCGGACGGAGAGATCGACGAACCCGGCTTCGTCGACTCGGTCGAGGTGGGGTACTGGACGTTCAACTCGGGATTCCCCTGCCGGGACGAGACGCGGCCGAACACGTGTGAAGCGCTGGCCGACGGCACGTTCCCCTCGCGTCTGGCGCTGACGACCGGCTCGGTCGTGGATGCGGGCCGCGACCAGGTGAGCCTGTACCTGGACGACAAGCCTGTCGACGAGACCTCGACCGTGGTGACCCGGGAATATGCGCGGTCGCAACGGAACGTCGGATCCGAGGACGAGCCGGTGTGGCAGGACACGCCGATCCTGAACACCGACCAGTCGTTCACGGTCGCGGCGTGGGTCAAACCCGACCAGGTCGGTACCGGTGTCCACACGGTCGTGTCGCAGGACGGCACAGATCGCACTCCGTTCACCCTGTCCCAGCGTCCGATCACCGTTGATGGCGTCCAGTCGGACTACTGGGCGTTCTCGATGTTGCCCGCGGCGGGCACCGGTGGAGATACCGTGCGGTCACTCCTCCCGGTCGACAGCGACGACACGGCGACGTGGACACATGTCGCGGCGGTGTACGACGCCGGTGGACGCACTCTCCGGCTGTACGTGAACGGTGTCCTTCAGGGCAGGACGACCAAGATTCTCACCGCCTGGCAGGCGTCCGGGCCGCTCATCGTCGGTGGATGCCTGTTCAACGGCGTGCGTACCGACCGGTGGTACGGCGGCATCGACGATGTGCACGCCTACCAGGGCGCGCTCAGCGACGCCCAGGTGAAGAACCTCTACTCGACCGAACTCGTCGCCGTCTCCGGCTGACGACACCGACTCCATACCCACCGCTGACGTGAGACGAACGAGGAGCAACGTGAGCAGGACCATCCAGCGGATGAGGGCGGTGCTGGCGGGCACGCTCGGCGGCGTCCTGGTGAGCACCCTGCTCGCCGTGCCACCGGCCGTCGCAGTTGAGCCGAAGCCAGTGCCGTTGCGGGGACAGGCAGACGAGGTCGACACTCGGGGCAGCGAGGTCACCGGCGTCCGTCCGGCCCAGCGCACGATCCCCGCGCTGGATCTGCCGCCGGTCGTCTGGCCGAAGGCAGGCTCGGCGCGAGCGGTGATTCGTGCCGGTGGCCGGGCCAAAGCGGGCGCGTTGCCGGTCAGCGTCGCCAAGGCGGCCGGCGCTGCGGGCGATCGCCTGCCCGAGGACATCACGGTCGAGGTCATCGACCGCGCGCGGACGCCGGAGCTCTGGCGCGACGGTGTGGTTCTTCGCGTCGGCGGAGCGGCCGGTACGACGACGGCCGGGACCGCAGCCGTCACGGTCGACTACAGCGGTTTCAAGCACGCGTACGGCGCTGACTGGGCGTCGCGTCTGCAGGTATGGCAGCTGCCGCAGTGTGCGCTGACCACGCCCGAGAGCAGCCGATGCACCGCCCGCCCGTTGCCGACCGTCAATGACACGGCCGCGTCGACCGTGTCCGCCGATGCGGTCGTGGAACCGATCGGCGGCACCGGTGCGGCGCTCACCCGTGAGCAGCGCGCCGGCGACGCGCCGGTGCCGACCGCGGCCGGAACCCTGCTGGCCGTGACGGCCGGTCCGTCCGGCCCCTCCGGTGACTTCGCGGCTACCTCGCTGTCGGCGTCCTCGACGTGGACGGCAGGCGGTAACTCCGGTTCGTTCAGCTGGTCCTACAACATCGAGAGCCCGCCGGTCGCGGCCGGGAAACCACCGACGGTCGGGATCTCCTACTCCTCGTCGAGCGTCGACGGACGCTCGTCGGCGTCGAACAACCAGCCCTCCTGGATCGGAGAGGGATTCGAGCTCGGCAGTGGGTTCATCGAGCGCGCCTACGTCCCGTGCCGGGAAGACATCGAAGGCGGGTCGAACAACACCAAAGACACGCTGACCGGTGACATGTGCTGGCGTACCGACAACGCCTCGATGAGCCTCAACGGATCCGCGACCGAGCTCGTCTACGAGGAGGGCAAGGGCTGGCACGGCCGATCGAGGGACGGCTCACGGATCGAGAAGCTCACCGGCGCGTCGAACGGCGCACTCAACGGTGAGCACTGGAAGGTGACCTCCACCGACGGCACCCAGTACTACTTCGGCCTGAACAACCTTCCCGGGCACAGCGCCGGAACGAGTTCCGCCTGGACCGTGCCCGTCTACGGCAACCACGCCGGCGAGCCCTGCCATCAGACCGGCTTCACCGACTCCGTCTGCGACCAGGCATATCGGTGGAATCTCGACTACGTCGTGGATATCCACGGCAACACCACCTCGTACTGGTACACCAAGGAACTCAACCAGTACGCGACCCGCGGCACCGACACCGAGAACGTCGACTACGTGCGGGGCGGCACGCTCGACCGGATCGACTACGGCACCTGGGACCGGGGCGCGAACGACCGTTCGACGGCCGCACGTGCACAGATCGACTTCGACACGGCTGACCGATGCATCAGCTCGGCCTGCTCCAGCCACGACGGCGAGACCTGGCCGGATGTGCCGTGGGACCAGGAATGCGTCACCACAGCCACCGAGTGCACCACCTACTCACCGACCTTCTGGTCGACCAAGCGGCTCAGCAAGGTGACTACCCGCGTCTGGGACCCGGCCAAGACGGGTGGCGCCGGTTGGCAGGACGTGGCGTCCTGGGCACTCACCCATAGCTTCCCGTCGCCGGGCGATGGCGGCGCCGCCGGCCTGTGGCTGTCCTCGATAGTCAAGACCGGCCTGGTCGGCGGCAGCATCGCGCTCCCGCCGGTCACGTTCGAGCCGGAGCCGATGCCGAACCGTGTGCTGACGAAGACGAACACCACCAACAGCTGGCAGCGGCTGTCGAAGGTGATCAACGAGACCGGCGCGACCACGCACGTGACCTACTCGCTGCCGGAATGCACCGCCTCGAACCTGCCGGCCACCTATCCGACCAACGGCATGCGCTGCTACCCGGTGCTCGGCCCGGACCCGGCAAGGCCCGGATACGACATGGTCGAGTGGTGGCACAAGTACGTGGTCACCTCTGTCACGGAGACCGACCTCCAGCTCAAGAACGGCGCCCAGTCGCCCCCGATGGTCACCAGTTACGAGTACGAGGGCAACCCTGCCTGGCACTTCGCCGACGACAACGGACTGGTCAGGAGCAACCGCAAGACCTGGAACCAGTGGCGCGGGTACGCGACCGTGGCGACCAGAGTCGGCGCCGGAAACGTCAAGTCGCTGACCCGCACCACCTTCCTGCGCGGCATGCACGGCGACCGCGCGTCCATGACCGGCGGCACCCGGACAGTCACCGTCAACGCCTCACTGGGCTCGGAGACGGTGTACGACGAGGACGCGTTCGCCGGCATGACCCGGGAGACCGTCACCTACAACGGCACCATCGACAAACCCATCTCCAAGAACGTCGACGTGCCGTGGCAGTCCCCGCCGACCGCATCCCGCACCATCAACGGGGACACGGTCACCGCCCGATACGTCGGCACCGCCGCCAGTTACACGGCTACCGCACTGGGCGTCGACGGATCACGCGGCTGGCGCACCACCCGCACCCGGACCACCACCGATCCCGTGTACGGCACCACCGTGTCCGTGCAGGACGACGGAGACCTCGCCATCACCGGTGACGAATCCTGCGTGACGAACACGTACAGCCGTAACACCGCCCGGAACCTCGTCAGCCTCCCCAAGCGGGTCGTCACCACCGCCCTGCCCTGTGGCGCCACGCCCGAGAGCGCCGATGACATCGTCAGCGACAGTCGTACCTACTACGACAAGGCAACCAGCGTCGACGCGGTGCCGGTGATCGGCGACGTCACCAAGGTCGAGCAGCTCAAGAACTGGACCAAGGCGGGCGGCACCGAGTTCGAAACCGTCAGCACCGCGTCGTTCGACGCGTTCGGCCGGGCCATGTCCAGCACGGACATCAAGGGCAACGCCACCACCACCGCCTACACCCCCGCCTCAGGCGGTCCCGTCACCAAGGTCACCACGACGAATCACCTCGGCTGGACCAGCAGCGTCGAGACCAACCCGTACTGGGGCAGCACCACCAGCACCATCGATCCCAACAACAAGGTCACCAGCACCGACTACGACCCGCTGGGCCGCGTGATCAGAGCATGGGACACCGGCTGGACCAAGACCGCCCACGCGAACGACCCGAGGGCACGCTTCTCCTACCACTACTCGGCCGATCGATCCGCGTACCCGTACATCAAGTCCGAGGTCCTGCACGCCGGCGGCGGATACACCACCACCTACACCATCCTCGACGGGCTTCTGCGTGAGCGGCAGATGCAGACGCCGGCCCTCGACGGCAGCGACGCGCGTGTCGTCACCGACACCCTGTACGACGAGTGGGGCCGGGTCGAGGCAACATACAGCGCACGTCAGAAGTTGGGCGTCGCGTCCGGGACTTTCTGGTACGACCATCCATGGTCCGTGCCCGCCGTGAACAAGACCGTCTACGATCTGGCCGGCCGCCCCACCAGCACTATTCTGCTCGCCCCCGAGGGTGACACGAACCAGGTCGAGAAGTGGCGTACCACCACCGTGCACGAGGGTGACCGCACCCTCGTCACGCCACCTCCCGGCGGTACCGCGACGACGACGATCACCGACGTCTACGGGCGCACCACCGAGCTGCGCACCCACACCACCGCGGCCGGCGTCGCGGGTGACTACACCGCCACGACGTATACGCACAACCGCAAGGGGCAACTGACCAAGGTCGTCGACGCCGGCAAGAACGAGTGGGTCTACACCTACGACATCAAGGGCCGCCAGACGACCGCAAAGGATCCCGACGCCGGCACGACCACTACCACGTACAACGCCTACGACGAGATTCAGAACGTCACCAATGGCGCCGGCGAGGTCGTGCACCACACCTACGACAGCCTCGGCCGGAAGACAGCGCTGCGGGACGACTCCGCGACCGGCGCGCTGCGCGCTGAATGGAAGTACGACGAGACCTACGGCGGCGACCTCTTCAAGGGACAGCTGACGGAGACGATCAGGTACGACGCGAGCAACTCGAAGGGCACCACGGCCGCCTATAAATGGCAGGCGCGCTTCTTCAACGACCGCTACCAGGTCACCAGCGCCAACTACGTCATTCCCTCCGTGGAGACCGGCGTCAGCGGGACCTGGGTCTTCGGCTACGGCCATTCCCCGTACAACGGAGAGGCTGTCAGCACCACGTATCCGCCTGCCGGCGGCCTCGCCAACGAAATGGTGACCACGACCTTCCACGAAGGTAGTGGCCTGCCGAACACGCTCAAAACGAGCCTGCCCTCCATCGGTACGTATGTCGTCAACCAGCTCTACACCGCCTACGGCGAACCCACCCTGGCCCGGCGGAAAATCGGGACCGGCGACTACATCGAGAACAACGTTCTCTACGACACCACCACCCGCCGAGTCACCGACACCACGGTCAAGCTGCAGAACGCGGTCACCGCGGTGGCCGACACCAGATACAAGCAGGACCCGGCCGGGAACATCCTCGCTGTCTCCGAAAAGCCCGGCACCGCCGACGCGGAGACGCAGTGCTTCACCTACGACGCGCTGCGGCGTATGACATCGGCGTGGACGCCGAAGGCCGGAATCGACTGCGGGAGCGCACCCTCCGTCGCCGATCTTGGTGGCCCGGCTCCGTACTGGACCGACTGGACCATCGACGACCTCGGCAACCGCACCAAGCAGGTCAGCCACAACCCCACCGGCGACACCGTCACGACCTACGGGTTCCCGGCCTCGGGCGCGAACGCGGTCCGGCCGCATGCGGTGACCAGCACGACCACGGTCGCTCCCGGCGCCGCACCAGTCACCCGCCCGTTCACCTACGACAGTGCCGGCAACACCGTCAGCCGGTACGGAACCTCCGCCAATCAGACTCTCACCTGGGACGCGGAAGGTCATCTAGCCAAGACCGTCGAGAACAGCGACACCCACACCTACGTCTACGACGCCGACGGCACCCGCCTGATCCGGCGCGATCTCACCGGCATCACCCTCTACCTTCCCGGCATGGAGGTCCGCCGGGCGACCGGCGCGACCACCAGCACCGCCACCCGCTACTACACCTTCGACGGATCCGTCGTCGCCTCCCGCACCGGCACCGCAATCGACAGCCTGTCCTGGGTTTACAACGACCACCACAACACCCAGAACCTCACCATCAACTCCGTCAGCCACGCCGTGACCGTCCGCCGCCAGACCCCGTACGGCGCCGACCGGGGAACACCGGTGACCTGGCCGAACGAGAAGACGTTCGTCGGCGGAGACAAAGACCGCACAGGCCTCATCCACATCGGCGCGCGAGAGTACGACGCAGGCCTCGGCCGCTTCATCTCCGTTGACCCGATCATGGACCTGGCCGACCCACAACAGTGGAACGGCTACGCCTACGCCAATAACAGCCCCATCACCTCCTCCGACCCCACCGGCCTGCGCACCGACTACTTCGACCCGTGCAACTGCAACGGCAAGCCGCCCACCCCGGCACCGGTCGCGCAGAACCCCTTGGACAGCCCCATCCCGATCGCTGTCCTACCTCAATGGGCGCAGGACGGCATCCGCTCGAACGTGATGTACAACGGCACCGAGCGCCTGAGCTGGCAGGAGGTCATCGATTGGTCCAAGATCAGCACCGACAACTGGATGTATCTCTGTCAGAGCGTGGGGGGTTCATACGAGCACTGCAGCACGCACCCCGAGATCGTGAATCGGCAGTCCACCAGTGACGCACTTCTGATAACTGGGTTCATCCTCGGTTCATTCGTCTGTACCGCCGCCATCGTTGCTTGCGTCAGGGGCATCGTCTCCATCGCCGATGAAGCGGCCGAATTCGCCGCCACGGGAAGTGCCATCTCGACGGGCCTGATCACTGCCGAGGTGGGCATCGCGGGAGGGGCCGGTCTGACCGCCGCAGGCGCCGCCGCAAAGCTTTTCTGCAGCTTCAGCGGCGACACCCGGGTCCTCATGGCAGACGGAAGCTCGAAAGAAATCGCGGACATCGAGGTTGGAGACGAGGTTGCTGCCAGTGACCCCGAAACCGGGGAAAGCGGCGCCCGGAAGGTCACGCATCTGTGGCCCCACCGCGATGATCTCGTTCTAGTGCGAATCGACGGCGAGGCCCTCAAGGCCACGGAGGATCACCTCGTCTGGAACGCCAGCGACCGTCAGTGGCAGAGGATGGACGAAGTCGATGCCGGCGACGCCCTCCTAACACCGAGTGGCCGACCCGCCATCCTCCAAGACATCGAGTACGGGTTCTCCTTCGGAGCGGCAGCCTACGACCTCACTGTCGATGGCCTCCACACGTACTATGTGCTCGCCGGCAACACACCCGTGCTGGTGCACAACGACGGAGGCGGCGGTCTCCAGGACAACATCCGGCTCTATGGCGATTACACGGCTCGGATGGACCAGTTCAATGTCCGCGGCCAGGCGTCGTTCGAAATCCACGTGTACCATCGAGGAACCGAAGTGGGTATTTACGGGAGTAATGGCTTCTTCAATAAGCACAACATCAATGCAAATGACGTGAATGTGCCGGACCAGGTGCACAATCGGCTCAAGGGAATTGCGGTAGATCAGATGCGTAAAATTGGGCAGATTCCGGCTGACGCGAATATCAAGGGCGATGCCTGGAAGCGCCCGATGATCGGGTCGAGCGGTGGTGGATGCTGATGCGATTCGTGCGTGTTGAATCAGGCCAAGGCGCGTGGTCTGCAACGGCTCTTGATCCTGGACCGTACCTTGAAGTGCTCGATGACCTGCTGCCACAGTTGCCTGACGGGGCGCGTGCCTTCGCTTCGGACGCAGATCATTACGACTTCACTGCTTCCCGATGTGTGAAGGATCTGACTGTCAAAGCCATTTCATTGCGAGAGGCGGGGCAAGCCCGGGTTGGTGCTGTGATTGAGTTCGAGCCGAATCGGTTCAAGCACGATGGGCCGCTGACGATTGTCTACGATGGTGTTCAAAATTTCACCATGGAGGTGGATGAAATGAATTCCACCACG
This genomic window from Catenuloplanes niger contains:
- a CDS encoding RHS repeat-associated core domain-containing protein, translated to MSRTIQRMRAVLAGTLGGVLVSTLLAVPPAVAVEPKPVPLRGQADEVDTRGSEVTGVRPAQRTIPALDLPPVVWPKAGSARAVIRAGGRAKAGALPVSVAKAAGAAGDRLPEDITVEVIDRARTPELWRDGVVLRVGGAAGTTTAGTAAVTVDYSGFKHAYGADWASRLQVWQLPQCALTTPESSRCTARPLPTVNDTAASTVSADAVVEPIGGTGAALTREQRAGDAPVPTAAGTLLAVTAGPSGPSGDFAATSLSASSTWTAGGNSGSFSWSYNIESPPVAAGKPPTVGISYSSSSVDGRSSASNNQPSWIGEGFELGSGFIERAYVPCREDIEGGSNNTKDTLTGDMCWRTDNASMSLNGSATELVYEEGKGWHGRSRDGSRIEKLTGASNGALNGEHWKVTSTDGTQYYFGLNNLPGHSAGTSSAWTVPVYGNHAGEPCHQTGFTDSVCDQAYRWNLDYVVDIHGNTTSYWYTKELNQYATRGTDTENVDYVRGGTLDRIDYGTWDRGANDRSTAARAQIDFDTADRCISSACSSHDGETWPDVPWDQECVTTATECTTYSPTFWSTKRLSKVTTRVWDPAKTGGAGWQDVASWALTHSFPSPGDGGAAGLWLSSIVKTGLVGGSIALPPVTFEPEPMPNRVLTKTNTTNSWQRLSKVINETGATTHVTYSLPECTASNLPATYPTNGMRCYPVLGPDPARPGYDMVEWWHKYVVTSVTETDLQLKNGAQSPPMVTSYEYEGNPAWHFADDNGLVRSNRKTWNQWRGYATVATRVGAGNVKSLTRTTFLRGMHGDRASMTGGTRTVTVNASLGSETVYDEDAFAGMTRETVTYNGTIDKPISKNVDVPWQSPPTASRTINGDTVTARYVGTAASYTATALGVDGSRGWRTTRTRTTTDPVYGTTVSVQDDGDLAITGDESCVTNTYSRNTARNLVSLPKRVVTTALPCGATPESADDIVSDSRTYYDKATSVDAVPVIGDVTKVEQLKNWTKAGGTEFETVSTASFDAFGRAMSSTDIKGNATTTAYTPASGGPVTKVTTTNHLGWTSSVETNPYWGSTTSTIDPNNKVTSTDYDPLGRVIRAWDTGWTKTAHANDPRARFSYHYSADRSAYPYIKSEVLHAGGGYTTTYTILDGLLRERQMQTPALDGSDARVVTDTLYDEWGRVEATYSARQKLGVASGTFWYDHPWSVPAVNKTVYDLAGRPTSTILLAPEGDTNQVEKWRTTTVHEGDRTLVTPPPGGTATTTITDVYGRTTELRTHTTAAGVAGDYTATTYTHNRKGQLTKVVDAGKNEWVYTYDIKGRQTTAKDPDAGTTTTTYNAYDEIQNVTNGAGEVVHHTYDSLGRKTALRDDSATGALRAEWKYDETYGGDLFKGQLTETIRYDASNSKGTTAAYKWQARFFNDRYQVTSANYVIPSVETGVSGTWVFGYGHSPYNGEAVSTTYPPAGGLANEMVTTTFHEGSGLPNTLKTSLPSIGTYVVNQLYTAYGEPTLARRKIGTGDYIENNVLYDTTTRRVTDTTVKLQNAVTAVADTRYKQDPAGNILAVSEKPGTADAETQCFTYDALRRMTSAWTPKAGIDCGSAPSVADLGGPAPYWTDWTIDDLGNRTKQVSHNPTGDTVTTYGFPASGANAVRPHAVTSTTTVAPGAAPVTRPFTYDSAGNTVSRYGTSANQTLTWDAEGHLAKTVENSDTHTYVYDADGTRLIRRDLTGITLYLPGMEVRRATGATTSTATRYYTFDGSVVASRTGTAIDSLSWVYNDHHNTQNLTINSVSHAVTVRRQTPYGADRGTPVTWPNEKTFVGGDKDRTGLIHIGAREYDAGLGRFISVDPIMDLADPQQWNGYAYANNSPITSSDPTGLRTDYFDPCNCNGKPPTPAPVAQNPLDSPIPIAVLPQWAQDGIRSNVMYNGTERLSWQEVIDWSKISTDNWMYLCQSVGGSYEHCSTHPEIVNRQSTSDALLITGFILGSFVCTAAIVACVRGIVSIADEAAEFAATGSAISTGLITAEVGIAGGAGLTAAGAAAKLFCSFSGDTRVLMADGSSKEIADIEVGDEVAASDPETGESGARKVTHLWPHRDDLVLVRIDGEALKATEDHLVWNASDRQWQRMDEVDAGDALLTPSGRPAILQDIEYGFSFGAAAYDLTVDGLHTYYVLAGNTPVLVHNDGGGGLQDNIRLYGDYTARMDQFNVRGQASFEIHVYHRGTEVGIYGSNGFFNKHNINANDVNVPDQVHNRLKGIAVDQMRKIGQIPADANIKGDAWKRPMIGSSGGGC